The proteins below come from a single Azospirillum sp. B510 genomic window:
- a CDS encoding FkbM family methyltransferase gives MLPNATVVETRIGRFLLFECMDGITRHLRRDGIWEPTMLQIAKVLVRMEGSGTAGGGGTIVDGGANVGAFTIPMALEFRHSHRLVGFEVQRPLYHLLCGSLALNGLDNVLVHNLALGERMDVIDIPVPDYASDTNLGALSLDPEVRRIRREAGLGCDTDRAGVRMGQASMVRLDDFAIGDLSLLKLDVEGMELPVLKGAAETLKRSGFPPILCELWDADAMPGIRAPQQALLSHLSELGYDMQVIDDLAVAQHRGRSVVLKIRLEDEGRRLACEIADR, from the coding sequence ATGCTGCCGAACGCCACCGTTGTCGAGACGAGGATCGGACGGTTCCTGCTGTTCGAGTGCATGGACGGCATCACCCGTCATCTGCGCCGCGACGGCATCTGGGAACCGACCATGCTCCAGATCGCCAAGGTCCTGGTGCGGATGGAGGGGAGCGGGACGGCCGGTGGCGGCGGGACCATCGTGGATGGCGGGGCCAATGTCGGCGCCTTCACCATCCCCATGGCGCTGGAGTTCCGCCACAGCCACCGTCTGGTTGGATTCGAGGTGCAGCGGCCGCTTTACCATCTGCTGTGCGGATCGCTGGCGCTCAATGGGCTGGACAATGTCCTGGTGCATAATCTGGCGTTGGGCGAGCGGATGGACGTGATCGACATTCCCGTTCCCGATTACGCCAGCGATACCAATCTGGGGGCGCTCAGCCTCGATCCCGAGGTTCGGCGTATCCGGCGCGAGGCCGGTCTGGGCTGCGACACCGACCGGGCGGGTGTGCGGATGGGGCAGGCCAGCATGGTGCGGCTGGATGATTTCGCCATCGGCGATTTGAGCCTGCTGAAGCTCGATGTCGAGGGTATGGAGCTTCCGGTCCTGAAGGGCGCGGCGGAGACGCTGAAGCGGTCGGGTTTCCCGCCGATCCTGTGCGAATTGTGGGATGCCGACGCCATGCCCGGCATCCGTGCCCCGCAACAGGCGCTGCTGTCCCATCTGTCCGAACTCGGCTACGACATGCAGGTCATCGACGATCTGGCGGTCGCACAGCACCGCGGCCGGTCGGTGGTGCTGAAGATTCGGCTGGAGGATGAGGGCCGCCGCCTCGCCTGCGAGATCGCCGACCGCTGA
- a CDS encoding CheR family methyltransferase, translating into MMSSAAAGIEAIRRDPHFPRLKAMVIDATGLAYYADKDAAFAERINRRLPFGRITTVGGYLAALKAEGPGGAEYQGLINELAVGETFFFRYIEQFDALRAVAIPECLRRNQGSRLLRIWSAGCSIGPEAYSVEILLKQQFAVQLEGWQVHIVGTDINDAFLEQARRGAYGDWAVRGLAPETLDACFDRQDRLWSVKPKYRQWTSFMPFNLVEGAIPSYPHGIGHFDIILCRNVMIYFDEATRHRLLGDLHKALADGGWLVVGHAEAGPQMNELFIPVSVPGATLYRKQAERAIPAAGPVPGAMPGPPPAAPSPPTRPRRTAAAKPPAEPPAKPPTKPDPSAPAAANDRSTALETCLVQVEANRMDPAVHYRLGLVEEELGVGDPVAAFKRALYLDPRFVLADYHLALAYWRRGRLVPAQRHFRNAREALADRPDGETVTEGAGLTVQELRGMLDLWLTGEEG; encoded by the coding sequence ATGATGTCCAGCGCCGCCGCCGGGATCGAGGCGATCCGCCGCGACCCGCATTTCCCGCGCCTGAAGGCGATGGTCATCGACGCCACCGGCCTCGCCTATTACGCCGACAAGGATGCCGCCTTCGCCGAGCGGATCAACCGCCGCCTGCCCTTCGGCCGGATCACCACGGTCGGCGGCTATCTGGCGGCGCTGAAGGCGGAGGGGCCGGGCGGGGCCGAGTATCAGGGGTTGATCAATGAGCTGGCGGTGGGAGAGACCTTCTTCTTCCGCTACATCGAACAGTTCGACGCGCTGCGCGCCGTCGCCATTCCCGAATGCCTGCGCCGCAACCAGGGCAGCCGCCTGCTGCGAATCTGGAGCGCCGGCTGTTCCATCGGGCCGGAGGCCTACAGCGTCGAGATCCTGCTGAAACAGCAGTTCGCCGTCCAGTTAGAGGGCTGGCAGGTCCATATCGTCGGCACCGACATCAACGACGCCTTCCTGGAACAGGCCCGGCGCGGCGCCTATGGCGACTGGGCGGTGCGCGGCCTGGCGCCGGAAACGCTGGACGCCTGCTTCGACCGCCAGGACCGGCTATGGTCGGTCAAGCCGAAATACCGGCAATGGACCAGTTTCATGCCCTTCAACCTCGTCGAGGGAGCGATACCCTCCTATCCGCACGGGATCGGGCATTTCGACATCATCCTGTGCCGCAACGTCATGATCTATTTCGACGAGGCGACGCGGCACCGGTTGCTGGGCGACCTGCACAAGGCGCTGGCCGACGGCGGCTGGCTGGTGGTCGGCCATGCCGAAGCCGGGCCGCAGATGAACGAGCTTTTCATCCCGGTGTCGGTCCCCGGCGCCACCCTCTACCGCAAGCAGGCCGAGCGGGCCATCCCCGCCGCCGGCCCGGTTCCCGGTGCCATGCCGGGTCCGCCGCCGGCCGCCCCGTCTCCCCCCACCCGCCCGCGCCGCACGGCCGCCGCCAAGCCGCCTGCCGAGCCGCCTGCCAAGCCTCCCACGAAACCCGACCCGTCTGCTCCGGCCGCCGCAAATGACCGCTCGACCGCACTGGAAACCTGTCTGGTTCAGGTGGAGGCCAACCGGATGGACCCCGCCGTCCATTACCGGCTGGGCCTGGTGGAGGAGGAGTTGGGCGTGGGCGATCCGGTCGCGGCCTTCAAGCGGGCGCTCTATCTCGATCCGCGCTTCGTCCTGGCCGATTATCACCTGGCGCTCGCCTATTGGCGGCGCGGCCGGCTGGTTCCGGCCCAACGCCATTTCCGCAATGCGCGCGAGGCGCTGGCGGACCGTCCCGACGGCGAGACGGTGACGGAAGGCGCCGGCCTGACCGTTCAGGAGTTGCGCGGCATGCTGGATCTCTGGCTGACCGGCGAGGAGGGTTGA
- a CDS encoding methyl-accepting chemotaxis protein: MNMKVSHKLVLGFGVVCVLSALLALYQMSRFSDALSVIMAVSSYDNDAADMVTAVGNFQAELRSTRETALNAVSIANAEGRTGEIPTIMMPLRRHYDEVGGRLRDKLGKLRSMVAERSSNSVTDSRRKGWVELDTAVNEMNRAIMAVGDEARTIYTLLERNQIADALQRRQRVDELRKVMEQRIEAAQTAIDHLTAAGRDDIREIYNSAVQSAVVALVAVFLIAVAVAYLIGSSISRRLGQAIDFVTGVGHGDLTREIVIAGRDELAILGRHLNEMAGRLKSMARTTRETAESVHAATAQIRASTQQQSASVAEQLAAVEQTTATLSEITESGAQINRRAQDVAHGAQSVASSSQSGMKAVDDTIQAMDAIREQAEAVAENIVMLSERTQAIGEIIVTVNDIAERCHLLALNAAIEAAAAGEHGRTFSIVAGEIKSLADQSKEATAQVRSNLSEIQHGINASVMLTEEAVKRVAAGKRQTDATQSTIRTMADNIQESVLAFQQIVAGTNQQQIGLEQVIQALQNIREASSQTAAGTRQLEGAAANLNNLGQGLVEAVRNYRV; the protein is encoded by the coding sequence ATGAACATGAAAGTCTCGCACAAGCTGGTCCTGGGATTCGGCGTGGTCTGCGTCCTCTCCGCCCTGCTGGCGCTCTATCAGATGTCGCGCTTCTCCGACGCGCTGTCGGTCATCATGGCGGTGTCGAGCTACGACAACGACGCCGCCGACATGGTGACGGCGGTCGGCAATTTTCAGGCGGAACTGCGCAGCACGCGCGAAACGGCGCTGAACGCGGTGTCCATCGCCAATGCCGAAGGGCGGACCGGCGAAATCCCCACCATCATGATGCCGCTGCGCCGGCATTACGACGAGGTCGGCGGCAGGCTGCGCGATAAGCTGGGCAAGCTGCGCTCGATGGTGGCCGAACGATCCAGTAACAGCGTGACCGACAGCCGCCGCAAGGGCTGGGTGGAACTGGACACCGCGGTGAACGAGATGAACCGCGCCATCATGGCGGTCGGGGACGAGGCGCGGACCATCTACACCCTGCTCGAACGCAACCAGATCGCCGACGCTCTGCAACGCCGCCAGCGGGTGGACGAGCTGCGCAAGGTGATGGAACAGCGCATCGAGGCCGCCCAGACCGCCATCGACCATCTGACCGCCGCCGGCCGCGACGACATCCGCGAGATCTACAATTCCGCCGTCCAGTCGGCGGTCGTCGCGCTGGTCGCCGTCTTCCTCATCGCGGTGGCGGTGGCCTATCTGATCGGCAGCTCGATCAGCCGGCGGCTCGGCCAGGCCATCGATTTCGTCACCGGGGTCGGCCACGGCGACCTGACGCGGGAGATCGTCATCGCCGGCAGGGACGAGCTGGCCATCCTCGGCCGGCATCTGAACGAGATGGCCGGACGGCTGAAATCGATGGCCCGCACCACGCGGGAAACGGCGGAGAGCGTCCATGCGGCGACCGCCCAGATCCGCGCCTCCACCCAGCAGCAGTCGGCCAGCGTCGCCGAACAGCTGGCGGCGGTGGAGCAGACCACCGCGACCCTGTCGGAGATCACCGAATCCGGCGCCCAGATCAACCGCCGGGCCCAGGACGTCGCCCACGGCGCCCAGTCCGTCGCCTCCTCCAGCCAGTCCGGCATGAAGGCGGTGGACGACACCATCCAGGCGATGGACGCCATCCGCGAACAGGCGGAGGCGGTGGCCGAGAACATCGTCATGCTGTCCGAACGCACCCAGGCGATCGGCGAGATCATCGTGACGGTCAACGACATCGCCGAGCGTTGCCACCTGCTGGCGCTGAACGCCGCCATCGAGGCGGCGGCGGCGGGCGAGCATGGCCGCACCTTCTCCATCGTCGCTGGCGAGATCAAGAGCCTGGCCGACCAGTCGAAGGAGGCGACCGCGCAGGTCCGCTCCAACCTGTCGGAGATCCAGCACGGCATCAACGCCTCGGTCATGCTGACGGAGGAGGCGGTGAAGCGCGTCGCCGCCGGCAAGCGCCAGACCGACGCCACCCAATCGACCATCCGCACCATGGCGGACAACATCCAGGAGAGCGTGCTGGCCTTCCAGCAGATCGTCGCCGGCACCAACCAGCAGCAGATCGGCCTCGAGCAGGTGATCCAGGCGCTTCAGAACATCCGCGAGGCCAGCAGCCAGACCGCCGCCGGCACCCGCCAGCTGGAGGGTGCGGCCGCCAACCTGAACAATCTCGGCCAGGGGCTGGTCGAGGCGGTGCGGAACTACCGGGTGTGA
- a CDS encoding chemotaxis protein CheW, which translates to MFSIAGKALALPTQAVRRFLPLPRLDRLPTAPPPVEGVFRYRGELVPVLRLDILLELATGAPGSVMPPGLYSPLMLVTWQGRPAALLADQVHGDMAVDAAERTPSDPSLSFNGCAAGAFPDRITGRGGAVTLLDPDRLLNEAETRLLDAFRAAAERRLARWRDADTDGDAGRDGAA; encoded by the coding sequence GTGTTCTCGATCGCCGGCAAGGCGTTGGCGCTGCCGACGCAAGCCGTGCGGCGTTTCCTGCCGCTGCCGCGGTTGGACCGATTGCCGACGGCTCCGCCGCCGGTGGAGGGGGTGTTCCGCTATCGCGGGGAGCTGGTTCCGGTCCTGCGCCTGGACATCCTGCTGGAACTGGCGACGGGAGCGCCCGGGTCGGTGATGCCGCCGGGCCTCTATTCACCACTGATGCTCGTCACCTGGCAGGGGCGGCCGGCGGCCCTGCTGGCCGATCAGGTCCATGGCGACATGGCGGTCGACGCCGCCGAGCGCACACCCTCCGATCCGTCGCTGTCCTTCAACGGTTGTGCCGCCGGCGCCTTTCCCGACCGGATCACCGGCCGTGGCGGCGCGGTGACCCTGCTTGATCCCGACCGGCTGCTGAACGAGGCGGAGACCCGCCTGCTCGATGCCTTCCGGGCGGCGGCGGAGCGGCGGCTGGCGCGATGGCGGGATGCCGACACGGACGGGGATGCGGGCAGGGATGGTGCCGCATGA
- a CDS encoding MaoC family dehydratase produces MPGRHFEDFRVGDVIESEGATLTDSQIIDFALRFDPQPFHIDMAAAADGPFQGLIASGFHTLSLTFRLLRDTGIITGTGLGGSGMDELRWLRPVRPGDTIRVRAEVVEAIPSRRGGRGTVRLAYTTLNQRGEAVMTCIMNHIVAARSGPGATIAI; encoded by the coding sequence ATGCCCGGCCGCCATTTCGAGGATTTCCGCGTCGGCGACGTGATCGAATCGGAGGGGGCGACCCTCACCGACAGCCAGATCATCGATTTCGCCCTGCGCTTCGACCCGCAGCCCTTCCATATCGACATGGCGGCGGCGGCCGATGGACCGTTCCAGGGGCTGATCGCCAGCGGCTTCCACACGTTGTCGCTGACCTTCCGGCTGCTGCGCGACACCGGAATCATCACCGGCACCGGGCTGGGCGGCTCCGGCATGGACGAACTGCGCTGGCTGCGGCCGGTGCGCCCCGGCGACACCATCCGCGTCCGGGCGGAGGTGGTGGAAGCCATCCCGTCGCGTCGCGGCGGCCGCGGCACGGTGCGGCTGGCCTACACCACGCTGAACCAGCGCGGCGAAGCGGTGATGACCTGCATCATGAATCACATCGTCGCGGCGCGGAGCGGGCCGGGCGCGACAATCGCCATATGA
- a CDS encoding hybrid sensor histidine kinase/response regulator → MSARQRIVRERRQYNQLAADQTLEDYALRYTAERARRWSAWRVANTALGAISFLACEAIGAAVTLTYGFENAMAAILAVAVLSILVGLPITYHAAKAGVDIDLLARGAGFGYLGSTITSLVYASFTFILFSIEASIMSAGLTMVLGIPAAAAHVVSSLAVIPIAVYGIRFISRMQWATQPVWILLQCVPLAYLVLLDRETLDQWMSLPGVYAADGGLSLLPFGMAASVLLSLLPQIGEQVDYLRFLPSQSRIGRLRWWAAMLAGGPGWVLIGSLKLAAGSLLAFLALRHGMPGDDAVQPNIMYHMAFLDVFDSPAAALALTGVFVVVCQMKINVTNAYAGSIAWSNFFSRLTRSHPGRVVWLVFNVLLALLLMEIGILGVIESILGLYANVAVGWLGAVAADLAVNKPLGFSPPGIEFKRAHLYDINPVGTGAMGLSVLCSTTAFFGLLGPVAQALAPFIGLVVAFAAAPLIAWRTKGRYYIARKSDRLPGDAATIRCSICENHFERQDMAFCPAYDAPICSLCCTLEARCHDLCKTDSRFADQIAHSLQRVLPKRMAAGVHTRTGHFIGVMTLFSLVLGGVLLVIDFQYANAEAAERAAIHAALVSVFVCLFILSGVAAWLLVLAQESRRKAEEETGRQTAMLMDEIAAHERTDAALQKAKEVAEAANAAKSRYIIGVSHEIRAPLNAISGYAQLLESNSTQRPQDAVRVIRRSAEHLSNLIDGLLDISKIESGLRRLSRDKVQLIDFLDQLADMFRIQAAAKGLEFRYARVPHLPAWVHTDSKILRQILINLLSNAVKYTESGHVALTVRYRSQIAEFEIADSGIGIREEDLDRVFEPFERGRGAAVRAVAGTGLGLTITRVLTRIMGGDIALRSKSGEGSVFTVRLLLSEAMQRPGDQPERRAVTGYAGPQITILLADDDRDHLALMTDILRPLGFVLFTASDATACLELAAQCKPDVAMLDISMPGESGWDVAEELRRQFTDRIRIIMVSANAYEAQGPGDGRAPHDAFVAKPIEIHALLDRLQALTGLEWIHAPEKAEKTEKPVEPVDPASAPVEQVRKPAGPPETALRHLDDLRQLGRIGYIRGIEAKLREIEAEDAGALPFVERLRRLVRAFDLKGYMRALEDAATERDAGRDQAQQRGREHDDDRAEDGAVTG, encoded by the coding sequence ATGAGCGCGAGGCAACGGATCGTCCGTGAACGCCGGCAATACAACCAGCTCGCCGCCGACCAGACACTGGAGGACTATGCGCTCCGCTACACGGCGGAGCGGGCACGGCGCTGGAGCGCCTGGCGCGTCGCCAACACAGCACTCGGCGCCATCTCCTTCCTCGCCTGCGAGGCGATCGGAGCGGCGGTCACCCTGACCTACGGCTTCGAGAACGCCATGGCCGCCATCCTGGCGGTGGCGGTCCTCAGCATCCTGGTCGGGCTGCCGATCACCTATCATGCGGCCAAGGCCGGGGTGGACATCGACCTGCTGGCCCGTGGCGCCGGCTTCGGCTATCTCGGTTCCACCATCACTTCGCTGGTCTACGCCTCCTTCACCTTCATCCTGTTCTCGATCGAGGCGAGCATCATGTCAGCCGGGCTGACCATGGTGCTGGGGATTCCGGCCGCCGCCGCCCATGTCGTCAGCTCGCTGGCGGTCATCCCCATCGCCGTCTACGGCATCCGTTTCATCAGCCGCATGCAATGGGCGACGCAGCCGGTCTGGATCCTGCTGCAATGCGTGCCGTTGGCCTATCTCGTCCTGCTCGACCGTGAAACGCTGGACCAGTGGATGTCGCTGCCCGGTGTCTATGCCGCGGACGGCGGGCTGTCGCTGCTGCCCTTCGGCATGGCCGCCTCGGTCCTGCTGTCGCTGCTGCCGCAGATCGGCGAGCAGGTGGATTATCTCCGCTTCCTGCCTTCCCAGTCCCGCATCGGACGCCTGCGCTGGTGGGCGGCGATGCTGGCCGGCGGGCCGGGCTGGGTGCTGATCGGCAGCCTGAAGCTGGCGGCGGGGTCGCTGCTCGCCTTCCTGGCGCTCAGGCACGGGATGCCGGGGGACGACGCGGTCCAGCCCAACATCATGTACCACATGGCCTTTCTCGACGTGTTCGACTCGCCCGCCGCGGCGCTGGCGCTGACCGGCGTCTTCGTCGTCGTCTGCCAGATGAAGATCAACGTCACAAACGCCTATGCCGGCTCCATCGCCTGGTCGAACTTCTTCTCCCGCCTGACCCGCAGCCACCCCGGCCGCGTCGTCTGGCTGGTGTTCAATGTGCTGCTGGCGCTGCTGCTGATGGAGATCGGCATCCTCGGCGTGATCGAGAGCATCCTCGGCCTCTACGCCAACGTCGCGGTCGGCTGGCTGGGGGCGGTCGCCGCCGATCTGGCGGTCAACAAGCCTCTCGGTTTCAGCCCGCCGGGGATCGAGTTCAAGCGCGCCCATCTCTACGACATCAACCCGGTCGGCACCGGCGCCATGGGGCTGTCGGTGCTGTGTTCCACCACCGCCTTCTTCGGATTGCTGGGGCCGGTGGCCCAGGCGCTGGCCCCCTTCATCGGGCTGGTGGTGGCCTTTGCCGCCGCCCCGCTGATCGCCTGGAGGACCAAGGGCCGCTATTACATCGCGCGCAAATCGGACCGGCTGCCCGGCGACGCCGCGACGATCCGCTGCTCGATCTGCGAGAATCATTTCGAGCGGCAGGACATGGCCTTCTGCCCGGCCTACGACGCGCCGATCTGCTCGCTCTGCTGCACGCTGGAGGCGCGCTGCCACGATCTGTGCAAGACCGACAGCCGCTTCGCCGACCAGATCGCCCACAGCCTGCAACGGGTGCTGCCCAAACGGATGGCCGCCGGGGTCCACACCCGCACCGGCCATTTCATCGGGGTGATGACGCTGTTCTCGCTGGTGCTGGGCGGGGTGCTGCTGGTCATCGACTTCCAATACGCCAATGCCGAGGCGGCGGAGCGGGCGGCGATCCACGCGGCGCTGGTCTCCGTCTTCGTCTGCCTGTTCATCCTGTCCGGCGTCGCCGCCTGGCTCCTGGTGCTGGCCCAGGAGAGCCGCCGCAAGGCGGAGGAGGAGACCGGCCGCCAGACCGCCATGCTGATGGACGAGATCGCCGCCCACGAGCGCACCGACGCCGCCCTGCAAAAGGCCAAGGAGGTGGCGGAGGCCGCCAACGCCGCCAAGAGCCGCTACATCATCGGCGTCAGCCACGAGATCCGGGCGCCGCTGAACGCCATCTCCGGCTACGCCCAGCTGCTGGAGAGCAACAGCACCCAGCGGCCCCAGGACGCCGTCCGCGTCATCCGCCGCAGCGCCGAGCATCTGTCCAACCTGATCGACGGGCTGCTCGACATCTCCAAGATCGAATCGGGCCTGCGCCGGCTCAGCCGCGACAAGGTGCAGCTGATCGATTTCCTCGACCAGCTGGCCGACATGTTCCGCATCCAGGCCGCCGCCAAGGGGCTGGAGTTCCGCTATGCCCGCGTGCCGCACCTGCCGGCCTGGGTCCATACCGACAGCAAGATCCTGCGCCAGATCCTTATCAACCTGCTGTCCAACGCGGTGAAATACACCGAGAGCGGCCATGTAGCCCTGACCGTGCGCTATCGCAGCCAGATCGCCGAATTCGAGATCGCCGACAGCGGCATCGGCATCCGCGAGGAGGATCTCGACCGCGTCTTCGAGCCCTTCGAGCGCGGGCGGGGAGCGGCGGTGCGGGCGGTGGCCGGCACCGGCCTCGGCCTCACCATCACGCGGGTGCTGACCCGGATCATGGGCGGCGACATCGCGCTGCGCAGCAAATCGGGGGAAGGCAGCGTCTTCACCGTCCGCCTGCTGCTGTCGGAGGCGATGCAGCGGCCGGGCGACCAGCCGGAACGCCGCGCCGTCACCGGCTATGCCGGGCCGCAGATCACCATCCTGCTGGCCGATGACGACCGCGACCATCTGGCGCTGATGACCGACATCCTGCGCCCGCTGGGATTCGTGCTGTTCACCGCGTCGGACGCCACCGCCTGCCTGGAGCTGGCGGCGCAATGCAAGCCCGACGTCGCCATGCTCGACATCTCGATGCCGGGGGAAAGCGGCTGGGACGTGGCCGAGGAGCTGCGCCGGCAGTTCACCGACCGCATCCGCATCATCATGGTGTCGGCCAACGCCTATGAGGCGCAGGGTCCGGGCGACGGCCGGGCGCCGCACGACGCCTTCGTCGCCAAGCCCATCGAGATCCACGCCCTGCTCGACCGATTGCAGGCGCTGACCGGGCTGGAATGGATCCATGCCCCGGAGAAAGCGGAGAAAACGGAAAAACCGGTGGAACCGGTTGACCCCGCTTCCGCACCGGTCGAACAGGTGCGGAAGCCCGCAGGGCCGCCGGAAACGGCGCTGCGTCATCTCGACGACCTGCGCCAGCTCGGCCGGATCGGCTACATTCGCGGGATCGAGGCCAAGCTGCGCGAGATCGAGGCGGAGGACGCCGGCGCCCTGCCCTTCGTCGAACGGCTGCGAAGGCTGGTGCGCGCCTTCGACCTGAAAGGCTATATGCGTGCGCTGGAGGATGCGGCGACGGAGCGCGACGCCGGACGGGACCAGGCCCAGCAGCGGGGACGGGAACATGACGACGATCGGGCGGAAGACGGGGCCGTGACGGGATGA
- a CDS encoding chemotaxis protein CheW — protein MDETLAAKLATGLATRAGAAPLRAALDSASPDRSASRPAIDWEGVRGTLARRTADLEATFAGRGPWADAVLARRAEELADMRQPADEAEAGIPMLVARGAGTLYGLELRHLGHIVPMPRLARVPGAAPAVLGVIAVAGRAMRLFDIDRLCGGPPVADAESDRPGYAIVLRTAARRPAALRLRAVERVADIAPPRAAAPAEAGPLVGAITADRMAILDMAALLDAVTG, from the coding sequence ATGGACGAGACACTTGCCGCCAAGCTGGCCACCGGCTTGGCCACCCGTGCCGGCGCCGCGCCGCTCCGCGCCGCCCTCGACAGCGCGTCTCCGGACCGCTCGGCATCCCGCCCGGCGATCGACTGGGAGGGGGTGCGCGGGACGCTGGCCCGCCGCACCGCCGACCTGGAGGCGACCTTCGCCGGGCGCGGCCCCTGGGCCGACGCCGTGCTGGCCCGCCGGGCGGAGGAGCTGGCCGACATGCGGCAGCCGGCCGACGAGGCGGAGGCCGGCATTCCGATGCTGGTCGCGCGCGGGGCCGGCACGCTCTATGGCCTGGAGCTTCGCCATCTCGGCCATATCGTGCCGATGCCGCGGCTGGCCCGCGTGCCGGGGGCCGCCCCCGCCGTGCTGGGGGTGATCGCCGTCGCCGGCCGGGCGATGCGGCTGTTCGACATCGACCGGCTTTGCGGCGGGCCGCCCGTCGCCGATGCCGAAAGCGACCGGCCCGGCTACGCCATCGTGCTGCGCACCGCTGCCCGCCGCCCGGCCGCCCTGCGCCTGCGCGCGGTGGAACGGGTGGCCGACATCGCGCCACCGCGCGCCGCCGCGCCGGCGGAGGCCGGGCCGCTGGTCGGCGCGATCACCGCGGACCGCATGGCGATCCTCGACATGGCCGCCCTGCTCGACGCCGTGACGGGCTGA
- a CDS encoding response regulator transcription factor, translating into MKRRDMILVVDDTPDTLGFLTEAIEQADLTVLVAIDGESALELVGQITPDLILMDAVMPGLDGFETCRRLKQIPHLSHIPVIFMTGLSDTEHVVKGLEAGGVDYVTKPIVVDELIARIRVHLTNARVAYAARAALDATGRFLLATDGEGRLLWCTPQAERLLGGLPPGSDGVHPDVASSLAAGLVRLRRPSPPGGAMEPFALELPDGEGVRRLEFTYLSPAGPDEYLFRLSEPTAGRQEAILRDALGLTAREAEVLLWIANGKPNRDIGEILGISPRTVNKHLEQVFAKLGVENRASAAALAIRTLAARA; encoded by the coding sequence ATGAAGCGCCGCGACATGATCCTGGTGGTGGACGACACCCCCGACACGCTGGGATTCCTGACGGAGGCCATCGAACAGGCCGACCTGACCGTGCTGGTGGCCATCGACGGCGAAAGCGCGCTGGAACTGGTCGGCCAGATCACGCCGGACCTGATCCTGATGGACGCGGTGATGCCCGGCCTCGACGGGTTCGAAACCTGCCGGCGGCTGAAACAGATCCCGCATCTGTCGCACATCCCCGTCATCTTCATGACCGGCCTCAGCGACACCGAGCATGTGGTGAAGGGGCTGGAGGCCGGCGGCGTCGATTACGTCACCAAACCCATCGTGGTGGACGAGCTGATCGCCCGCATCCGCGTCCACCTGACCAACGCCCGCGTCGCCTATGCCGCCCGCGCCGCTTTGGACGCCACCGGCCGCTTCCTGCTGGCGACCGACGGGGAAGGGCGGCTGCTGTGGTGCACCCCGCAGGCGGAGCGGCTGCTCGGCGGGCTGCCGCCCGGTTCCGACGGCGTGCATCCCGATGTCGCATCGTCCCTGGCCGCCGGTCTGGTCCGGCTGCGCCGTCCCTCCCCGCCCGGCGGCGCGATGGAACCCTTCGCGCTGGAACTGCCGGATGGCGAGGGGGTGCGGCGGCTGGAATTCACCTATCTCAGCCCGGCCGGCCCGGATGAATATCTGTTCCGTCTGAGTGAACCGACCGCCGGCCGGCAGGAGGCGATCCTGCGCGACGCGCTCGGCCTGACCGCGCGCGAGGCGGAGGTGCTGCTATGGATCGCCAACGGCAAGCCCAACCGCGACATCGGCGAGATCCTGGGCATCAGCCCGCGCACGGTGAACAAGCATCTGGAGCAGGTCTTCGCCAAGCTGGGCGTGGAGAACCGCGCCTCGGCCGCCGCACTGGCGATCCGCACGCTGGCGGCGCGGGCGTGA